DNA sequence from the Drosophila sechellia strain sech25 chromosome 3L, ASM438219v1, whole genome shotgun sequence genome:
AATTGTGGAGCCCCACTTAATTTGGCAAGTCAAGTGGGCTGCACTTGGACATTCCAGCAACATAAACATGTCACTTCTGACATCATAGGTAACACTTAGTAAGAAGCATGTTTTTGGGGCGGATTCGATGTAGCAAATATGTTATTTTAAAGTCATTCTTTGTCAAAAAACTCCAGACATTCTAATATTCTAAGCTTTAAATACTTGGTAATTCATTAGGACACTTAACGGTGATTCATAGAATAATCTGAACTAGCTCTAGCTCTTCTAGCTCTGAGTCATCTAAATTTATTatagtataattttaatttataaaactAGATTTAATTGTGATTTCAAATCAATAAGAAACATTCTAAGTAGTCAATAATTCGGTCTTCGTTTATATATACTTTCTTGTCCATAATCAAAGTCAGAGGTAACAGAAGAGCTGTAACGAATGAGCTTTCGTTACTAAGTTTTGCTTATATCGCGAAAGCTTTCCACACATGGTGGTGGAACAGGGAAACTCAAGCTAGTAAGCAGTGTTCCAGACTAGTGTCGAATGTAGGGATGTGCGCCCTGGCTATCTCAGTTTGTAGGGAAGCAGTGGCATAGCCGAAATCTAAAATTAAATAGTTGAAGCTGACGATAATGGAATTAACACAAAAACCGCTGCGCAGAGTAAAGGTGAACTAGATGTATGAGCGCGATAAGACCGCAGTATCAGACCACGGACCCTGTTCATGCGATAGACCCAGACCAGACCCCATTATAATGGGTAATCACCGCGGACGGCCATCCGCCGCCTACTCATCCAATCCGGGGTCCAAGGTACACTGCGTACAGCAAACATTACGTAGTTTCCAAGCGATTCAGAGTTATTTTGACGCCGGCCGTAGAAAAGTGATCCATAAAATTGATCGATAAGCCGAATGTCAGCCTTATCGCCCATGTCCAACAGAGAGAAGCCAACTCGATTCGACTGGGAGAGGAGAGTACCTGGTGCAGACACATTACGAGTAAACGATCATATCTCTGTTCTCGAGCATTAGCATCGGACATGGCTTATCCATATGGCTTATCAGTGGCAGGTCGCCCCGGGCTGAAAACAGCTCGAGTTCAGTTGGATTTCAGCTGCGGAGCAGACCAGTCGGTTCGCGATCAGTGCAAATAAACAGATCCACGTGCCGAGCATAAAAACTAGCCAGTGAATACATCACCAGATCGGCAATAAAACACGCAGTGACTGATAAGAGTGcaggcaataaaataaaaacaaatcagATAGACAAAAATACGGCACTACTGATACAGGCATTTCTAAACAGCCAAGATGATGTCACATACTGTGAGGTGCGTTTCGTGTTCCCTCTGATGAGCCCAACTCCAATACTAATTCCACGGGTATTCCTTTCAACAGGGTCTTCAAGATGATGTACATTGTGGCGGGCATCCTCATCAGCAATGCGGAGGTCTGCGACACAGTGGACCGCATCCAAATAGCGCCACGCGTCGATCTCAAGCCGGAATACGATCAGAAGTACTTGACCTCCGGAGGCAATAGCCCCGGCTCCCGATCCCGCACCCACTCTCGACAGAATTCCGGAAGCGGGTCCGGATCGGAGGAAGGATACCCCACCAAGAGGCGGCGAGTCAGCGTTTCCGGTATCGCGGGGGGCGTGGTCAGGGGCGTCACTAGCCAGGTCACCAAGAGAGTGGGCCACCGCTTCGTCTGGCTATCCGACATCCGGCTCATCCTCCGGCAATGGCGACTCCTGGCCCTCAGCTTTAACCTCTGGACCATTCCCAACTTCTTGGTGCAGTGCCTCACCAGCTACATGAGCAAGAAGCTCATCAATAGCGACTGTGATATGATCTACAAGTAGGATTAGGATATGGGATATTGAGTAGTAGGACAGCGCACCGAGAGGTTGCAATTTATTGTTACTTTAGTTTTTACATAGCTTTAAGATCTGAATAAACAACTGCTAGACATAGATAAAGATACATGTGCATATTTAAAAGGTGTATCTGCAGTACAATTCACTTGGCTTCCTTCCGGAAATACGATAAGTTCTTAAGATATCGGAGACTTCGCCGGTATT
Encoded proteins:
- the LOC6610267 gene encoding uncharacterized protein LOC6610267, with protein sequence MMSHTVRVFKMMYIVAGILISNAEVCDTVDRIQIAPRVDLKPEYDQKYLTSGGNSPGSRSRTHSRQNSGSGSGSEEGYPTKRRRVSVSGIAGGVVRGVTSQVTKRVGHRFVWLSDIRLILRQWRLLALSFNLWTIPNFLVQCLTSYMSKKLINSDCDMIYK